The Plectropomus leopardus isolate mb chromosome 2, YSFRI_Pleo_2.0, whole genome shotgun sequence genome has a window encoding:
- the tpgs2 gene encoding tubulin polyglutamylase complex subunit 2 isoform X1 produces the protein MEETKENLTFKGVAERLTLGITRILENMPGVVDVRFVEREPAEKRSLLSWEQKNTCILPEDLRDFYLTIDGFTLTWSIKLDNECVPLGCMMINSVARLCPLLQPVSLFSLPNAPSLADLDWEESNTDSGPGHAPAAPHFDSRSRIYELDSCGGNGKVCLVYKNCTPGVVAQQSEIWFLDRSLCWHFLTSTFTSYYRLMITHLGLPEWQYAFTPYGPSPQAKQWASLYQPLTFSSELSLADPAGDSHLNKLDPTKAFKGKAKVPVPKKKQSTQCSSGSTAKSQGSTGKHSGGKR, from the exons ATggaagagacaaaagaaaacttaaCGTTTAAAGGTGTTGCAGAGAGACTGACGCTCGGCATAACTCGAATACTCG AGAACATGCCTGGTGTGGTCGATGTGCGTTTTGTAGAGAGGGAGCCTGCAGAGAAGAGGAGCCTGCTTTCATGGGAGCAG AAAAACACTTGTATTTTGCCAGAGGACCTGCGAGATTTCTATCTGACCATTGATGGATTTACACTCACCTGGAGCATTAAATTAGACA atgaGTGTGTTCCCCTCGGATGCATGATGATTAACAGTGTAGCCAGGCTGTGCCCACTCCTTCAACCAGTATCATTATTCTCTCTACCCAACGCACCCTCATTGGCTGACCTGGACTGGGAGGAGAGCAACACAGACAGCG GGCCGGGGCACGCTCCCGCTGCACCCCATTTTGATTCACGGAGCCGCATCTACGAGCTGGATTCCTGTGGCGGGAATGGAAAAGTGTGTCTAGTCTACAAAAACTGCACTccag gtgtGGTAGCCCAGCAGAGTGAAATTTGGTTCCTTGATCGCTCACTGTGTTGGCATTTCCTCACATCAACCTTCACCTCCTACTACCGACTGATGATCACCCACCTGGGTCTGCCTGAATGGCAGTATGCCTTCACTCCATATGGTCCTAGCCCCCAGGCCAAG CAGTGGGCATCGCTGTACCAGCCACTGACTTTCAGCAGTGAGCTCAGCTTGGCTGATCCTGCTGGAGATTCCCACCTCAACAAACTGGATCCTACAAAGGCCTTCAAAGGCAAAGCCAAGGTACCCGTCCCCAAGAAGAAGCAGTCGACACAGTGCAGCTCAGGAAGCACTGCAAAGAGCCAAGGCAGCACAGGGAAACACAGTGGGGGAAAGCGGTGA
- the tpgs2 gene encoding tubulin polyglutamylase complex subunit 2 isoform X2, with protein sequence MEETKENLTFKGVAERLTLGITRILENMPGVVDVRFVEREPAEKRSLLSWEQKNTCILPEDLRDFYLTIDGFTLTWSIKLDNECVPLGCMMINSVARLCPLLQPVSLFSLPNAPSLADLDWEESNTDSGPGHAPAAPHFDSRSRIYELDSCGGNGKVCLVYKNCTPGVVAQQSEIWFLDRSLCWHFLTSTFTSYYRLMITHLGLPEWQYAFTPYGPSPQAKWASLYQPLTFSSELSLADPAGDSHLNKLDPTKAFKGKAKVPVPKKKQSTQCSSGSTAKSQGSTGKHSGGKR encoded by the exons ATggaagagacaaaagaaaacttaaCGTTTAAAGGTGTTGCAGAGAGACTGACGCTCGGCATAACTCGAATACTCG AGAACATGCCTGGTGTGGTCGATGTGCGTTTTGTAGAGAGGGAGCCTGCAGAGAAGAGGAGCCTGCTTTCATGGGAGCAG AAAAACACTTGTATTTTGCCAGAGGACCTGCGAGATTTCTATCTGACCATTGATGGATTTACACTCACCTGGAGCATTAAATTAGACA atgaGTGTGTTCCCCTCGGATGCATGATGATTAACAGTGTAGCCAGGCTGTGCCCACTCCTTCAACCAGTATCATTATTCTCTCTACCCAACGCACCCTCATTGGCTGACCTGGACTGGGAGGAGAGCAACACAGACAGCG GGCCGGGGCACGCTCCCGCTGCACCCCATTTTGATTCACGGAGCCGCATCTACGAGCTGGATTCCTGTGGCGGGAATGGAAAAGTGTGTCTAGTCTACAAAAACTGCACTccag gtgtGGTAGCCCAGCAGAGTGAAATTTGGTTCCTTGATCGCTCACTGTGTTGGCATTTCCTCACATCAACCTTCACCTCCTACTACCGACTGATGATCACCCACCTGGGTCTGCCTGAATGGCAGTATGCCTTCACTCCATATGGTCCTAGCCCCCAGGCCAAG TGGGCATCGCTGTACCAGCCACTGACTTTCAGCAGTGAGCTCAGCTTGGCTGATCCTGCTGGAGATTCCCACCTCAACAAACTGGATCCTACAAAGGCCTTCAAAGGCAAAGCCAAGGTACCCGTCCCCAAGAAGAAGCAGTCGACACAGTGCAGCTCAGGAAGCACTGCAAAGAGCCAAGGCAGCACAGGGAAACACAGTGGGGGAAAGCGGTGA